Proteins encoded within one genomic window of Bacteroides sedimenti:
- the rbr gene encoding rubrerythrin, producing MAKSIKGTQTEKNLMQSFAGESQARMRYTYFASAAKKEGFEQIAAIFQETADQEKEHAKRMFKFLEGGMVEITASFPAGVIGKTVDNLQAAAAGEHEEWSELYPSFADVAEKEGFPQIAAMYRSISVAEKGHEERYRAFVKNIETASVFAKEGEVVWQCRNCGYIHVGKEAPEVCPACIHPQAHFEVMKENY from the coding sequence ATGGCTAAAAGTATCAAAGGAACTCAAACGGAGAAGAATTTAATGCAATCTTTTGCAGGTGAATCGCAAGCAAGAATGCGTTATACCTATTTTGCAAGTGCGGCAAAGAAAGAGGGTTTTGAACAGATTGCTGCAATTTTCCAGGAAACTGCCGATCAGGAAAAAGAGCATGCTAAGCGTATGTTTAAGTTTCTGGAAGGTGGTATGGTAGAAATTACTGCCAGTTTCCCAGCGGGTGTCATAGGAAAAACAGTAGATAACTTACAGGCTGCAGCAGCAGGCGAGCACGAAGAGTGGTCTGAGCTTTATCCATCATTTGCCGATGTGGCCGAAAAAGAAGGATTCCCCCAAATCGCTGCCATGTATCGCAGCATATCCGTGGCTGAAAAAGGACACGAAGAGAGATACCGTGCTTTCGTAAAGAACATTGAAACAGCTTCTGTGTTTGCCAAAGAGGGTGAAGTTGTTTGGCAATGTCGCAATTGCGGTTACATACATGTAGGAAAAGAAGCACCGGAAGTTTGTCCGGCATGCATTCATCCTCAGGCTCATTTTGAAGTAATGAAAGAGAATTATTAA
- a CDS encoding SulP family inorganic anion transporter, with protein sequence MKTFEFKPKLYTALKNYSKETFLSDLMAGIIVGIVALPLAIAFGIASGVSPEKGIITAIIAGFIISFLGGSKVQIGGPTGAFIVIVYGIIQQYGEKGLIVATIMAGLLLIILGVFKLGTIIKYIPYPIVVGFTSGIAVTIFTTQIKDLFGLKMHIVPADFLSKWGAYFQDFSTISLWPTLVGLLSILIIAYTPKFSKKIPGSLIAIIVMTIFAYLMRTYAGITSIETIGDRFTINASLPQAQVPAMSWEVIKGLFPAAITIAILGAIESLLSATVADGVTGDKHDSNQELIAQGAANLITPLFGGIPATGAIARTMTNINNGGKSPVAGLIHAGVLLLILICLGPLTKHIPMACLAGVLVIVSYNMSEWRTFKALLKNPKSDIAVLLITFFLTIIIDLTVAIEVGIVIACLLFMRRVAETTNLSVITEEIEPAVVGEVGEVAEEPIKIPEGVEVYEINGPFYFGIANKFEEQMVQLEDHPKVRIIRMRKVPFIDSTGVHNLTNLCRMSKKENIEVVLSGVNDRVHEVLEKSGFNDLLGKENICSHITLALARAQELIDKK encoded by the coding sequence ATGAAAACGTTTGAATTCAAACCAAAGCTATACACTGCTTTGAAAAACTACTCCAAAGAGACATTCCTTTCCGATTTAATGGCTGGAATTATCGTTGGTATAGTAGCGCTTCCTCTGGCAATTGCATTTGGTATTGCATCGGGTGTTTCACCTGAAAAAGGAATTATCACAGCTATCATTGCTGGTTTTATTATCTCATTCTTAGGGGGATCAAAAGTCCAGATAGGTGGACCTACTGGCGCCTTTATCGTTATTGTTTATGGAATCATCCAACAATACGGAGAAAAGGGGCTGATTGTAGCAACCATAATGGCCGGATTATTATTGATTATCCTGGGAGTCTTTAAACTGGGAACTATCATTAAGTATATCCCCTACCCAATTGTAGTTGGATTTACCAGTGGTATTGCGGTAACAATTTTCACAACTCAGATAAAAGACCTTTTCGGATTGAAAATGCACATTGTGCCTGCCGATTTTCTTTCAAAATGGGGAGCCTATTTCCAGGATTTTTCAACCATCAGTCTATGGCCTACATTAGTGGGGTTATTAAGTATACTGATCATTGCTTATACACCTAAGTTCTCTAAAAAGATTCCGGGATCACTGATTGCCATAATTGTGATGACTATTTTCGCATACTTGATGAGAACTTATGCAGGTATCACTTCAATCGAGACAATTGGCGACCGTTTTACCATCAACGCCTCATTACCCCAGGCTCAAGTTCCTGCTATGTCGTGGGAAGTAATTAAAGGGCTTTTCCCAGCAGCGATAACTATTGCGATTTTGGGTGCAATAGAATCACTGCTTTCAGCAACTGTTGCCGATGGTGTAACAGGAGACAAACATGATTCGAATCAGGAACTTATAGCTCAAGGTGCTGCCAATTTGATAACACCTTTATTTGGCGGTATACCTGCAACAGGAGCTATTGCCCGTACCATGACCAATATTAACAACGGAGGTAAAAGTCCGGTTGCCGGATTGATTCATGCCGGAGTGCTTCTGCTGATTTTGATATGCCTCGGCCCGTTGACAAAACACATACCAATGGCCTGTTTAGCTGGTGTACTTGTAATTGTATCTTACAATATGAGTGAATGGAGAACGTTCAAGGCTTTGCTGAAAAATCCAAAATCGGATATTGCCGTATTACTAATCACTTTCTTTCTGACCATTATCATCGACCTGACAGTAGCCATCGAAGTAGGTATTGTAATAGCCTGTCTGCTATTTATGAGACGGGTTGCAGAAACTACCAATCTATCGGTTATCACGGAAGAAATTGAACCTGCCGTTGTAGGTGAGGTTGGTGAAGTTGCCGAGGAACCGATTAAAATACCTGAAGGTGTAGAAGTTTATGAAATCAATGGTCCTTTCTATTTTGGAATAGCAAATAAATTCGAGGAACAGATGGTACAACTGGAAGATCATCCAAAAGTACGTATCATCCGGATGAGAAAGGTTCCGTTTATTGACTCTACCGGAGTTCATAACCTGACAAACCTTTGTCGCATGTCGAAGAAAGAAAACATTGAGGTTGTTCTTTCCGGAGTAAATGACAGGGTGCACGAAGTGTTGGAAAAATCTGGATTTAATGATCTTCTGGGAAAAGAGAATATTTGCAGCCATATCACTCTTGCACTAGCAAGAGCTCAGGAACTGATTGACAAGAAATAA
- a CDS encoding radical SAM protein, whose amino-acid sequence MSTIIFPSPIFGPVHSRRLGVSLGVNLLPADGKVCSFDCIYCECGLNAERRPKQPLPTREEVRTALEEKLKDMQVNGPSPDVLTFAGNGEPTAHPQFAEIIDDTIELRNHYFPKAKVSVLSNSTFINRPGVFEALMKVDNNILKLDTVNEDYIRMVDRPSGSFNLREIIERMKDFKGHVIIQTMFIKGTCWGESVDNTGDDFVLPWLEVVEAIAPSQVMIYTIDRATPDKHLKKATHIELDRILEMLNSKGISASASY is encoded by the coding sequence ATGTCAACAATTATATTTCCTTCACCAATTTTTGGTCCCGTTCATTCACGTCGTTTAGGTGTATCATTAGGAGTTAATCTTTTACCTGCAGATGGGAAAGTTTGTTCGTTTGATTGTATCTATTGCGAATGCGGATTAAATGCCGAGCGTAGACCCAAACAACCCTTGCCCACCCGTGAAGAGGTTCGTACAGCTCTCGAAGAAAAGCTGAAAGATATGCAGGTAAATGGTCCTTCACCCGACGTGCTTACCTTTGCCGGCAATGGAGAACCTACGGCACATCCTCAGTTTGCAGAGATTATAGATGATACCATTGAGCTTCGGAATCACTATTTTCCTAAAGCAAAAGTGAGTGTGCTCAGCAACTCCACCTTTATCAATCGACCGGGAGTATTCGAAGCGCTGATGAAGGTAGATAATAATATTCTGAAGCTTGATACAGTCAATGAAGATTATATCAGAATGGTCGATCGGCCCTCTGGAAGTTTTAATCTCCGTGAAATTATTGAGCGTATGAAGGATTTCAAAGGACATGTAATCATTCAGACCATGTTTATAAAAGGAACCTGTTGGGGTGAGAGTGTTGACAATACAGGAGATGATTTTGTGCTTCCCTGGCTTGAGGTAGTCGAAGCAATAGCTCCTTCGCAGGTGATGATTTATACAATTGATAGGGCAACTCCGGATAAACATCTAAAAAAAGCTACCCATATAGAGTTGGATCGTATTCTTGAAATGCTAAATAGTAAAGGGATTTCTGCCTCTGCTTCTTATTAA
- a CDS encoding helix-hairpin-helix domain-containing protein, producing MEVRQRLFLVVITLFYFYLPISAQIDNVTDWEDLAEEMVSEDEEEDKGWVNWQEDLNYLKENPLNLNQITKEQLEQFPFLSALQIEYLLYYLYLNAPMKSIYELQLVEELDRQTIQYLLPYVFVGEPEKKEKIPSWNDLLNYGKHEILTRFDIPLYMKKGFTKNEDSLSTPDVNKRFIGSSYYHSLRYSFQYKDLLICGLTAEKDCGEPFQRRVDNLGYDYLSFYLLVRNLGKLKTLALGNYRLSFGHGLVINSNYSLGKSSSISTMESKSTGIKKHSSTDEYNYFQGMAATFKQDDFSFTGFYSYRNLDGIVTDGVLSSIKKDGLHRIPRDVERRNAATVQLTGGNIGYSFHNLKVGITGIYYFFDKRYEPELRPYNYYYLRGKEFFNLGVDYKYRWNKVLFSGETAVGKSGGIATLNSVAFSPAKGYQLLLLQRFYAKDYKALYARSISEGSSVQNENGFYLGVESAPRKYWKLSAYVDFFRFPWLRYEADRPSSGFDGLLQSTYTPKTNLTMFLRYRYKSKDKNYTPEKSGQKEVCPFIQQKVKYQVVYTMYKSLLFKTTADWVWTNPQGVNAKHGYLIFQNISYQLSSLPIRFDLSYGMFDTDDYSTRISGYERNLLYAYSLMTFYGKGVRFAFNTRYDFNRKLMLMAKLGQTRYTDRDEIGSGLDTIFDNAKTDIYLQLRWKF from the coding sequence ATGGAGGTACGGCAAAGACTATTTCTTGTTGTTATAACTCTATTTTACTTTTATCTGCCGATATCTGCTCAGATAGATAATGTTACCGATTGGGAGGATTTGGCAGAGGAGATGGTTTCTGAGGATGAAGAAGAAGATAAAGGTTGGGTAAATTGGCAGGAGGATTTAAATTACCTGAAAGAAAACCCGCTCAATCTGAATCAGATAACCAAGGAACAGTTAGAACAGTTTCCTTTTCTTTCCGCCCTTCAAATCGAGTACCTGCTTTACTACCTTTATCTAAATGCTCCAATGAAAAGCATATATGAATTACAGTTGGTTGAAGAGTTGGACAGGCAGACCATTCAGTATCTGTTGCCCTATGTCTTTGTTGGAGAACCTGAAAAGAAAGAAAAGATTCCTTCCTGGAATGACCTGTTAAATTACGGGAAGCATGAGATATTAACAAGGTTCGATATACCCCTTTATATGAAAAAAGGGTTTACTAAAAATGAAGACAGCTTATCAACACCAGATGTGAATAAACGGTTCATAGGCAGTTCATACTATCATTCCCTGCGCTATTCATTTCAGTATAAAGACCTCTTAATTTGTGGATTAACTGCAGAAAAAGATTGTGGAGAACCTTTTCAACGGAGAGTTGATAACTTAGGATACGACTATTTATCGTTCTATTTATTAGTCCGAAATTTGGGAAAACTGAAAACTTTGGCATTGGGAAATTACAGATTAAGTTTCGGTCATGGCTTGGTTATTAACAGCAATTATTCACTGGGTAAAAGCTCCTCTATATCCACCATGGAATCCAAATCTACCGGTATCAAAAAACACTCTTCTACTGACGAGTATAACTACTTTCAAGGGATGGCGGCTACTTTTAAGCAGGACGATTTTTCATTTACGGGTTTTTATTCATACCGCAATCTGGATGGAATTGTAACCGATGGAGTTCTCTCTTCTATAAAAAAAGATGGCTTGCACCGCATCCCCAGGGATGTGGAAAGGAGGAATGCGGCAACTGTTCAACTGACGGGAGGTAACATCGGTTATTCTTTTCATAATCTCAAAGTTGGGATAACGGGAATCTATTATTTCTTTGATAAACGCTACGAACCGGAACTTCGACCCTATAATTACTATTACCTGCGTGGGAAAGAATTCTTTAATCTGGGAGTCGATTATAAGTATAGATGGAATAAAGTTCTTTTTTCAGGAGAAACAGCTGTTGGAAAGAGTGGAGGAATAGCCACACTCAATTCAGTGGCATTTTCCCCTGCAAAAGGATATCAGCTACTTTTGCTTCAGCGATTTTATGCCAAAGATTACAAGGCACTTTATGCCCGCTCTATCTCTGAAGGAAGTTCTGTTCAAAACGAAAATGGATTTTATCTGGGTGTGGAGTCGGCTCCTCGTAAATATTGGAAACTCTCTGCATATGTTGATTTCTTTCGTTTTCCATGGTTACGTTACGAAGCCGACAGGCCATCCTCCGGTTTCGATGGGTTATTGCAGTCCACTTATACACCTAAGACAAACCTAACAATGTTTTTGCGTTATCGTTATAAATCGAAAGATAAGAATTATACGCCTGAAAAATCAGGTCAGAAAGAGGTGTGCCCATTTATTCAGCAAAAGGTAAAATATCAGGTCGTATATACAATGTATAAATCACTTCTTTTTAAAACAACTGCCGATTGGGTTTGGACTAACCCGCAAGGGGTGAATGCCAAACATGGTTATCTGATTTTTCAAAATATTTCCTATCAACTTTCCAGTTTACCCATTCGGTTTGATCTTAGTTACGGCATGTTCGACACTGACGATTATTCCACCCGAATATCTGGCTACGAACGAAACTTGCTCTATGCCTATTCGCTAATGACTTTTTACGGTAAGGGTGTTCGCTTTGCCTTTAATACACGCTATGACTTCAATCGGAAACTGATGTTGATGGCAAAACTGGGACAAACAAGGTACACTGATCGCGATGAAATTGGTTCGGGACTGGATACCATATTCGACAATGCAAAGACAGACATTTATCTACAGCTTCGATGGAAATTTTAA
- a CDS encoding glycosyltransferase, with translation MSRRNTKRILISVTNDLIADQRVSKVSASLQQNGYNVLLIGCIKKERKPLTRPYPTFRFNLFFKKKAVFYLEYNLRLMFVLLFKKKEILLCNDTDALPANYIVSKLCRVPLVFDAHELFPEVPELVNRPRIKRVWEKIEDIIFPHLKHSYTVCQSIADYYQQRYGINMGVVRNIPNRDTTYTMSSSDKKENHSLLPALKGRKLLLYQGAVNVGRGVDWLINAMPYLDNCVLCICGDGDLYEEMKALVREKQLEEQVVFTGRLPFEELNQYTAMADLGFVLLENMGLSYYYSLPNRIFDYMKYGVPVLASDFPEIARIVNTHHTGKLISHYEPQYLAKVILEMLEEWNDKSAYQSRLNELSKEFCWENEEQVMLGIVGGVK, from the coding sequence ATGTCCCGTAGAAACACTAAACGCATCCTTATATCCGTAACAAACGACCTGATTGCCGACCAAAGGGTGAGCAAGGTTTCGGCTTCCCTGCAGCAAAACGGGTACAATGTCCTTCTGATTGGCTGCATCAAAAAGGAGCGCAAGCCATTAACCAGGCCCTACCCCACCTTCCGGTTCAACCTCTTTTTCAAAAAGAAGGCCGTATTCTATCTGGAGTACAATCTTCGCCTGATGTTTGTGTTACTTTTCAAGAAGAAAGAGATTCTGTTGTGCAACGATACCGACGCCCTTCCGGCTAACTACATCGTGAGCAAACTATGCCGGGTTCCACTTGTTTTCGATGCGCACGAACTGTTTCCCGAAGTCCCTGAACTGGTAAACCGTCCACGGATAAAGCGAGTATGGGAAAAAATTGAGGACATCATTTTCCCGCACCTGAAGCATTCGTATACCGTATGCCAATCCATTGCCGATTACTACCAGCAACGATATGGCATCAACATGGGAGTGGTACGGAATATCCCCAACAGAGACACCACATATACTATGAGCAGCTCGGACAAGAAAGAGAACCATTCGCTGCTTCCTGCCCTGAAAGGGAGAAAACTGCTGTTATACCAAGGAGCGGTCAATGTGGGGCGCGGTGTGGATTGGTTAATCAATGCCATGCCTTACCTGGACAATTGCGTGCTTTGTATCTGTGGCGACGGCGATCTTTACGAAGAAATGAAGGCATTAGTCAGGGAAAAACAGCTTGAAGAGCAGGTTGTTTTTACCGGAAGACTTCCTTTTGAAGAGCTGAACCAATACACCGCCATGGCCGATTTGGGCTTTGTATTGCTTGAAAACATGGGATTAAGTTATTACTACTCCCTCCCCAACCGCATTTTCGATTATATGAAATACGGAGTTCCCGTCCTTGCTTCCGATTTCCCCGAAATAGCACGTATCGTAAATACGCATCACACCGGAAAGCTTATCTCACACTATGAACCCCAATATCTGGCAAAAGTAATTCTTGAAATGCTGGAAGAGTGGAACGACAAATCAGCTTACCAATCACGCCTGAATGAGCTCTCCAAAGAGTTCTGCTGGGAGAATGAAGAGCAGGTGATGTTGGGGATTGTTGGAGGGGTGAAATAG